In Solanum stenotomum isolate F172 chromosome 6, ASM1918654v1, whole genome shotgun sequence, one DNA window encodes the following:
- the LOC125867823 gene encoding cytosolic sulfotransferase 12-like has product MTTSQNSPPKYLQEDLSEECKKFLSTLPKEKGWMESTIYNFQGFWSSSRAIQGVIACQQQFQAQDSDIILVTSPKSGTVWLKSLLFALVNRNNHPIFEKDHPLLLKNPHDLVLFLELDLYVDGQVPDFSSFTSPRLLATHVPFASLPKSVQTSRTKLVYLCRNPRDTFISFANNLRLDNHKDTNSIEDKFDHFCKGASLYGPFWNQVLDYWKESIENPDKVFFLMYEEIKKQPKIQLKRLAEFLECPFSIEEENCGVVDEILRMCSFENLRNLEVNTHGKMSAGVANKNFFRRGEVGDWKNYFTVEMNDKLNHIIEQKFQGSGLKFSYI; this is encoded by the coding sequence ATGACAACATCTCAAAATTCTCCTCCCAAATATTTACAAGAGGACCTAAGTGAAGAGTGTAAAAAATTTCTCTCTACCCTACCTAAAGAAAAAGGATGGATGGAATCAACTATCTACAATTTTCAAGGTTTTTGGTCATCATCAAGAGCAATTCAAGGTGTGATTGCATGTCAACAACAATTTCAAGCTCAAGATAGCGATATCATTCTCGTTACATCTCCAAAATCAGGAACTGTTTggttaaaatcacttttatTTGCATTAGTGAATCGAAATAACCAtcctatttttgaaaaagatcaCCCCTTACTTTTAAAAAACCCTCATGATCTCGTTTTGTTCTTGGAACTTGATCTATATGTTGATGGTCAAGTCCCTGATTTTTCATCGTTCACTTCACCTAGACTCTTGGCAACTCATGTGCCCTTTGCTTCATTGCCAAAATCAGTTCAGACTTCAAGAACCAAACTTGTTTACTTATGTAGGAATCCAAGAGacacttttatttcttttgcaaACAATTTAAGACTTGATAATCACAAAGATACCAATTCCATTGAAGACaagtttgatcatttttgtaaGGGTGCGAGTCTTTATGGACCATTTTGGAATCAGGTGTTGGATTATTGGAAAGAAAGTATAGAAAATCCTGAtaaagtatttttcttgatgtatgaagaaattaaaaagcaACCTAAAATTCAGCTTAAACGTTTGGCTGAATTCTTGGAATGTCCATTTTCCATAGAGGAAGAAAATTGTGGAGTTGTGGATGAAATATTAAGAATGTGTAGCTTTGAAAATTTGAGGAATTTGGAGGTGAATACACATGGGAAAATGTCAGCTGGAGTGGCAAATAAAAATTTCTTTCGTCGAGGGGAAGTTGGAGATTGGAAGAATTATTTTACTGTCGAGATGAATGATAAACTCAATCATATCATTGAACAAAAGTTTCAAGGATCtggattaaaattttcatatatttga
- the LOC125867921 gene encoding cytosolic sulfotransferase 12-like translates to MTTSPPKYLQEDSLSEECKKLLSILPKEKGWVGSYIYNYQGCWTPPRLLQGVIACQQQFQAEDSDVILVTTPKSGTTWLKSLLFALINRVKHPMFEPNHPLLVNNPHVLVPFLEHTLYVDGQVPDFSTFTSPRLLATHVPFASLPKSVMDSRTKLIYLCRNPKDTFISMWHFANNLRLHHKDTNSIHEMFDLFCEGLSLYGPFWNHVLDYWKQSIENPNKVFFLMYEEIKEKPKIQLKRLAEYLECPFSMEEENCGVLNEILRMCSFENLRNLEVNTNGKLSTGEGNKVFFRRGEIGDWRNYFTTEMSDKLNHIIEEKFQGSGLKFSYV, encoded by the coding sequence ATGACAACTTCTCCTCCCAAATATTTACAAGAGGATAGCCTAAGTGAAGAGTGTAAGAAATTGCTCTCTATCctaccaaaagaaaaaggatgggTTGGGTCATATATCTACAATTATCAAGGTTGTTGGACACCACCTAGATTGCTTCAAGGTGTGATTGCATGTCAACAACAATTTCAAGCTGAAGATAGTGATGTCATTCTTGTTACAACTCCAAAATCAGGAACTACTTggttaaaatcacttttatTCGCTCTGATAAATCGAGTGAAACATCCTATGTTTGAACCTAATCACCCTTTACTTGTCAATAACCCTCATGTTCTTGTTCCATTCTTGGAGCATACACTCTATGTTGATGGTCAAGTTCCTGATTTTTCAACTTTCACTTCACCTAGACTCTTGGCAACTCATGTGCCTTTTGCTTCATTGCCAAAATCAGTCATGGATTCAAGAACCAAACTTATTTACTTATGTAGGAATCCTAAGGACACTTTTATTTCTATGTGGCATTTTGCGAACAATTTAAGACTTCATCACAAAGATACCAATTCCATACATGAAATGTTTGATCTTTTTTGTGAGGGGTTGAGCCTTTATGGTCCTTTTTGGAATCACGTGTTGGATTATTGGAAACAAAGCATAGAAAATCCTAACAAGGTGTTTTTCTTGAtgtatgaagaaattaaagagaaacCAAAAATTCAGCTTAAACGCTTGGCTGAATATTTGGAATGTCCATTCTCTATGGAGGAAGAAAATTGTGGAGTGCTGAATGAAATATTAAGAATGTGCAGCtttgagaatttgagaaatttgGAGGTGAATACAAATGGAAAGTTGTCAACTGGAGAGGGAAATAAAGTGTTCTTTCGTCGAGGAGAAATTGGAGATTGGAGAAATTATTTTACTACAGAGATGAGTGATAAACTCAATCATATCATTGAAGAAAAGTTTCAAGGATCTGGATTAAAGTTTTCATATGTTTGA
- the LOC125868086 gene encoding ACT domain-containing protein ACR4 isoform X2 — MEATMSYSQNIMDDEYEKFIRRMNPPRVVIDNESCKNATVIQVDSANKHGILLEVVQILTDLNFIITKAYICSDGGWFMDVFNVTNQDGNKITEEPILDYIMKSLGPDSCFASSMRRSVGVTTGMDHTSIELIGSDRPGLLSEVSAVLTNLRCNVVNAEVWTHNTRAAAIMQVTDDETGGAIADAEKLSMIKKLLCNVLRGSNKSRDAKTLLSHGVTHTDRRLHQLMFADRDYERAAGDGSDDKERPNVNVVNWQDKDYSVVTIRCKDRPKLLFDTICTLTDMQYVVFHGNVDTEGPEAYQEYCIRHIDGSPVKSDAERQRVIQCLEAAIERRVSEGLKLELCTTDRVGLLSNVTRIFRENSLTVTRAEVSTRAGKALNIFYVRDSSGYPVDTKIIESVRQTIGQTILRVKGSPEELNPVQQESPTRFLFGGLFKSRSFCNFGSVRSYS; from the exons ATGG AAGCTACAATGAGCTATTCTCAAAACATAATGGATGATGAGTATGAGAAATTTATCAGAAGAATGAATCCACCAAG AGTGGTAATTGACAATGAATCTTGCAAAAATGCCACTGTTATACAG GTGGATAGTGCTAACAAACATGGAATACTTCTTGAGGTGGTACAAATTCTTACTGATCTTAACTTTATCATTACAAAGGCTTATATTTGCTCTGATGGTGGATGGTTCATGGATG TATTCAATGTCACCAATCAAGATGGAAACAAGATTACAGAAGAACCAATCTTGGATTATATCATGAAG TCTCTTGGTCCAGATTCTTGTTTTGCTTCTTCTATGAGAAGATCAGTTGGGGTTACTACAGGAATGGACCACACCTCAATTGAGCTAATTGGAAGTGATAGGCCAGGACTACTATCTGAAGTGAGTGCTGTCCTCACAAATCTTAGATGCAATGTGGTGAATGCCGAAGTGTGGACGCATAACACTCGAGCAGCAGCTATAATGCAAGTTACTGATGATGAAACCGGGGGTGCAATTGCTGATGCTGAAAAGTTGTCTATGATCAAGAAACTCTTATGCAATGTACTTAGAGGTAGCAATAAATCAAGAGATGCTAAGACATTGTTATCTCATGGGGTCACTCATACCGATAGAAGGCTTCACCAGCTGATGTTTGCAGACCGGGACTATGAACGTGCTGCGGGTGATGGATCGGATGATAAAGAAAGGCCAAATGTAAACGTTGTTAATTGGCAAGACAAGGACTACTCAGTAGTGACAATTCGGTGCAAGGATAGACCAAAACTTCTGTTTGATACGATTTGCACTTTGACTGATATGCAGTATGTGGTTTTCCATGGCAATGTTGATACTGAAGGACCAGAAGCTTACCAG GAATACTGCATTAGGCATATAGACGGATCCCCTGTGAAATCAGATGCAGAAAGACAAAGAGTGATTCAATGTCTTGAAGCAGCAATAGAAAGACGAGTATCCGAG GGATTGAAGCTAGAACTATGTACCACGGACCGAGTAGGGCTGTTGTCCAACGTTACCAGAATCTTCCGTGAGAACAGCCTTACTGTCACTCGAGCAGAAGTGTCAACAAGAGCAGGCAAAGCTCTCAATATATTCTATGTTCGCGATTCATCAGGGTACCCTGTCGATACTAAGATCATAGAATCTGTTCGACAAACAATTGGGCAAACGATACTTCGAGTGAAAGGCTCCCCTGAAGAGTTGAATCCAGTACAACAAGAATCTCCAACTAGGTTCCTCTTTGGTGGCTTGTTCAAGTCCAGATCCTTTTGTAatttcggttcggttcgatCTTACTCTTGA
- the LOC125867919 gene encoding cytosolic sulfotransferase 12-like: protein MITSQTSSPPPPKYLQEDGVSEDCKKLLSILPKEKGWIGSYIYNYQGFWTSPRLIQGVIACQQQFQAQNSDIILVTTPKSGTTWLKALLFSLVNRKKYPIFEQNHPLLVKNPHDLVPFLELKLYVDGQVPDFSSFTTPRIMSTHLPYDSLPKSVQDSRTKLVYLCRNPRDTFISMWHFTNNLRLDYIDTNSIEEMFDHFCKGVSLYGPFWNHVLDYWGKSIEKPKKVIFLMYEEIKEKPKFQLKRLAEFLEFPFSIEEENCGVVDEILRMCSFENLSNLDVNINGKLSTGEETKMFFRRGEVGDWKHYFTLEMSEKLNHIIKQKFHGSGLIFFYI from the coding sequence ATGATAACATCTCAAACCTCTTCACCACCTCCTCCCAAATATTTACAAGAGGATGGTGTAAGTGAAGATTGTAAGAAATTGCTCTCTATCctaccaaaagaaaaaggatggaTAGGAtcgtatatatataattatcaaGGCTTTTGGACATCACCAAGATTAATCCAAGGTGTGATTGCATGTCAGCAACAATTTCAAGCTCAAAATAGTGATATCATTCTTGTTACGACTCCAAAATCAGGAACCACTTGGTTAAAAGCACTTTTATTTTCTCTAGTGAATCGAAAAAAGTATCCTATTTTTGAACAAAATCACCCGTTACTTGTCAAGAACCCTCATGATCTTGTTCCATTCTTGGAACTTAAACTCTATGTTGATGGTCAAGTCCCTGATTTTTCATCCTTCACTACACCTAGAATCATGTCAACTCATTTGCCTTATGATTCATTGCCAAAATCAGTCCAAGATTCAAGAACCAAACTTGTTTACTTATGTAGGAATCCGAGGGACACTTTTATTTCAATGTGGCATTTCACAAACAATTTAAGACTTGACTACATAGATACCAATTCCATTGAAGAAATGTTTGATCACTTTTGCAAAGGTGTGAGCCTTTATGGTCCGTTTTGGAATCATGTGTTGGATTATTGGGGGAAAAGCATAGAAAAGCCTAAGAAAGTAATTTTCTTGAtgtatgaagaaattaaagagaaacCGAAATTTCAGCTTAAACGTTTAGCTGAATTCTTGGAATTTCCATTTTCTATAGAGGAAGAAAATTGTGGAGTGGTGGATGAAATATTAAGAATGTGTAGCTTTGAAAATTTGAGCAATTTGGATGTGAATATAAATGGAAAATTGTCAACCGGAGAGGAAACTAAAATGTTCTTTCGTAGAGGGGAAGTTGGTGATTGGAAGCATTATTTTACTTTAGAGATGAGTGAGAAACTCAATCATATAATTAAACAAAAGTTTCATGGATCtggattaatttttttctatatttga
- the LOC125868086 gene encoding ACT domain-containing protein ACR4 isoform X1, whose product MIEATMSYSQNIMDDEYEKFIRRMNPPRVVIDNESCKNATVIQVDSANKHGILLEVVQILTDLNFIITKAYICSDGGWFMDVFNVTNQDGNKITEEPILDYIMKSLGPDSCFASSMRRSVGVTTGMDHTSIELIGSDRPGLLSEVSAVLTNLRCNVVNAEVWTHNTRAAAIMQVTDDETGGAIADAEKLSMIKKLLCNVLRGSNKSRDAKTLLSHGVTHTDRRLHQLMFADRDYERAAGDGSDDKERPNVNVVNWQDKDYSVVTIRCKDRPKLLFDTICTLTDMQYVVFHGNVDTEGPEAYQEYCIRHIDGSPVKSDAERQRVIQCLEAAIERRVSEGLKLELCTTDRVGLLSNVTRIFRENSLTVTRAEVSTRAGKALNIFYVRDSSGYPVDTKIIESVRQTIGQTILRVKGSPEELNPVQQESPTRFLFGGLFKSRSFCNFGSVRSYS is encoded by the exons ATGATTG AAGCTACAATGAGCTATTCTCAAAACATAATGGATGATGAGTATGAGAAATTTATCAGAAGAATGAATCCACCAAG AGTGGTAATTGACAATGAATCTTGCAAAAATGCCACTGTTATACAG GTGGATAGTGCTAACAAACATGGAATACTTCTTGAGGTGGTACAAATTCTTACTGATCTTAACTTTATCATTACAAAGGCTTATATTTGCTCTGATGGTGGATGGTTCATGGATG TATTCAATGTCACCAATCAAGATGGAAACAAGATTACAGAAGAACCAATCTTGGATTATATCATGAAG TCTCTTGGTCCAGATTCTTGTTTTGCTTCTTCTATGAGAAGATCAGTTGGGGTTACTACAGGAATGGACCACACCTCAATTGAGCTAATTGGAAGTGATAGGCCAGGACTACTATCTGAAGTGAGTGCTGTCCTCACAAATCTTAGATGCAATGTGGTGAATGCCGAAGTGTGGACGCATAACACTCGAGCAGCAGCTATAATGCAAGTTACTGATGATGAAACCGGGGGTGCAATTGCTGATGCTGAAAAGTTGTCTATGATCAAGAAACTCTTATGCAATGTACTTAGAGGTAGCAATAAATCAAGAGATGCTAAGACATTGTTATCTCATGGGGTCACTCATACCGATAGAAGGCTTCACCAGCTGATGTTTGCAGACCGGGACTATGAACGTGCTGCGGGTGATGGATCGGATGATAAAGAAAGGCCAAATGTAAACGTTGTTAATTGGCAAGACAAGGACTACTCAGTAGTGACAATTCGGTGCAAGGATAGACCAAAACTTCTGTTTGATACGATTTGCACTTTGACTGATATGCAGTATGTGGTTTTCCATGGCAATGTTGATACTGAAGGACCAGAAGCTTACCAG GAATACTGCATTAGGCATATAGACGGATCCCCTGTGAAATCAGATGCAGAAAGACAAAGAGTGATTCAATGTCTTGAAGCAGCAATAGAAAGACGAGTATCCGAG GGATTGAAGCTAGAACTATGTACCACGGACCGAGTAGGGCTGTTGTCCAACGTTACCAGAATCTTCCGTGAGAACAGCCTTACTGTCACTCGAGCAGAAGTGTCAACAAGAGCAGGCAAAGCTCTCAATATATTCTATGTTCGCGATTCATCAGGGTACCCTGTCGATACTAAGATCATAGAATCTGTTCGACAAACAATTGGGCAAACGATACTTCGAGTGAAAGGCTCCCCTGAAGAGTTGAATCCAGTACAACAAGAATCTCCAACTAGGTTCCTCTTTGGTGGCTTGTTCAAGTCCAGATCCTTTTGTAatttcggttcggttcgatCTTACTCTTGA